In a genomic window of Caloranaerobacter sp. TR13:
- the rplJ gene encoding 50S ribosomal protein L10: protein MSTKIEQKKQIVQEIKDKIDRAQAVVLVDYRGLNVEEVNELRKKYREAGVEYKVYKNTLMRFAFKDAGLEEFNNYLTGPSAIAFSYDDPVSAAKVTNEFAKQHDKLEIKAGVVDGEVIDVNRVKELANLPSREVLIAQVLGGLNGPIAGFANVLQGTIRKLVYALNAIKEKQEA, encoded by the coding sequence ATGAGTACTAAGATTGAACAAAAAAAGCAGATAGTTCAAGAAATTAAAGATAAGATTGACAGAGCCCAAGCAGTTGTATTAGTTGACTATAGAGGGCTAAATGTTGAAGAAGTTAATGAATTAAGAAAGAAATACAGAGAAGCTGGAGTAGAATACAAGGTTTATAAAAATACTTTGATGAGATTTGCATTTAAGGATGCAGGTTTAGAAGAGTTCAACAACTACTTAACAGGACCTAGCGCAATAGCTTTTAGTTATGATGATCCAGTTTCAGCTGCAAAAGTAACAAATGAGTTTGCAAAACAACACGATAAACTAGAAATCAAAGCAGGTGTAGTAGATGGAGAAGTTATTGATGTAAATAGAGTTAAAGAATTAGCAAACTTACCATCAAGAGAAGTATTAATAGCACAAGTACTTGGTGGATTAAATGGTCCTATTGCTGGATTTGCTAATGTTCTTCAAGGTACTATTAGAAAGCTAGTATATGCTTTAAATGCTATAAAAGAAAAACAAGAAGCTTAA
- the rplL gene encoding 50S ribosomal protein L7/L12 codes for MASEKVTKLIEEVKGLTVLELSELVKALEEEFGVSAQAPVAMAAMPMGGAAQAAQEEKTEFDVILSSAGSQKIKVIKVVRELTGLGLKEAKELVDNAPKPLKEGVSKEEAEQLKAKLEEAGASVEIK; via the coding sequence ATGGCAAGTGAAAAAGTGACTAAGTTAATTGAAGAAGTTAAAGGTTTAACAGTATTAGAATTATCAGAGTTAGTAAAAGCATTAGAAGAAGAGTTTGGAGTAAGTGCACAAGCTCCAGTAGCTATGGCAGCTATGCCAATGGGAGGAGCAGCTCAAGCAGCTCAAGAAGAAAAAACTGAATTTGATGTAATATTATCAAGTGCTGGAAGCCAAAAAATCAAAGTAATCAAAGTAGTTAGAGAGTTAACTGGATTAGGATTAAAAGAAGCTAAAGAATTAGTTGACAATGCTCCAAAACCATTAAAAGAAGGAGTATCAAAAGAAGAAGCTGAGCAATTAAAAGCTAAATTAGAAGAAGCAGGAGCTAGCGTAGAAATAAAATAG